The DNA segment GGTTTCGTAGAATAAGATATGCGGCAAGGATTTTTATCAATAACTCTGAAAATTGTTTCATAGATTTAACACCTAAGGAATCTCTGAGAAACTGCTCCAGTCTGGCATAATTTACCACGTTTCCAACATACACAGATTCAATCATGAGCCAACTGACGTTCGCCGAAGTCGAATACACCATCAAGAAACGCAAAACACGGCGCGAGCTATTCCTGGAAAAACTAAATGAGTGATTGCCGTGGAGGCAATTGGAGTCATCCGTAGCCAAGTATTATGCCCGTGGCGGCATGGGCCGGCCACCCTATCCACTGTCCGCTATTTTTCAAAAACCACTATTTTTATATTTTTGTATCCGACTATCCCGCACTATCTCAACTAATGGTAAAAGTACACGTCCTGGCAGTGGATCTAGCAGTCTCTGCAACCGCACCCAAACCTTTCTCCAGTACTTGTTCATTGGGCTTTATCGCACCGCAATAACTGCCGGGCCTGCCGAAGGTCAATACTACGACCATTCATATCACGCAGAGTACAGGAGTGAATACAAAATATAGCCAGCTGTCCAACCTTTAAAGGATCATGTGGCTCATCCCAGGTGTTAAAACACTTCATTGTGTAGTTGAGGAGGCAGGCTCTCTCACGATACCGGTAAGCCGGTGGTCCATAGGCGGCCATGCCCCAGCAGTAGGCCAGCTTGTCTGTTTTACGCAGCCGCGCTATTGCATCCTGTATCAGCCCCTTTTCACAGGCATCCATTATACGACCGTTACACCCCTCCCTTCCCTGGTTTCAACGGTATGAACGATCTGTGCAGGCATTCTGACGGTTATTTTGCCATTTTCATCCCGAAGTTCATCGATATAGTGCCTGAGGCCCTGGCGAGATAGCTTCTGATTACCCTGGATCGCTGCATAATCAGATTGCTGAGTAAAGCTATCGAATGCGTCATGCCAGGCTTGGCGGGCAGAAAGAAATTTCATTGCTTAGCCATAAATATCTAGTTGAACACTTTTCGATAGTTCGCATACTCACCCCCGTTCACCAGCCGACATCCCGGAGCATGTCGCAGACAGAGGTATCGCGTGTGCGCTGGTTGGCTGGAGGGGATTGCCCAGGGTTGTGGGTTCTCGGTTGACCTGACAGTCAAATTTGAAACCAACCCAACCCTGCTGCAGACAGTAGTCCACGCTGTAGCCGTGGCGCGCCGCCTTGTGCAGCTCTGGGGCAATCAGATTCTCAGCGGACTGGGTAAGTGGCGCTCGCTTTGCCTTGCGGGTTGTTACCCAGTCAGCGAGCACTTGGGGAGAGGGAGGCACGAGCCAGCTGGAATAGTTCAGTTGCTCAGCTGATGGCCGTTTGGAATTTCTTTGATCTCTTGTATTAATATTTTTAGGTTCTTTTAGATTCCTTGTAGGTTCGTGGTTTGTTTTTGGGACTGGTCCAGTACCGTTTTTGGGCCTGGTCCGTTTTCGGTGCTGGTTGCATGTCCAATACTTAGACGGAAATGGTTACTTGACCCGTTCAATTTGACACGCAGTATCAGGCCAGAGGCTTCCAACTGATCCATCGCTGAAATAACCGTCTTTCGATTCAGTCCGGTCACCCCCACGATATACTTAATCGAAGGATTACATTGGCCACTCGCCTCGTTATGACAGCTGGCAAGCGATAGCAATACCAGCTTGTGTGTTGACTTCACATCCTGCTACCATTCCCAAAAGATTGCTTCTGCACTCACATATCACCTCTGCTTCTGCGGCTGCCTGGTGGTCTTAATGGTTCCGGTAGATCAAAAAGCTGCTGAACTCTCCCGGCTGTCACACCACTGGGCAGGTGTCGCCATTCCCGGTATGCCGAAAGCTCCCAAACCAACAGCTAACAAGGAAGAACTATGAAAGACATCAAGAGGATCGAATTTGACCTCCCAAAACTAA comes from the Microbulbifer sp. MI-G genome and includes:
- a CDS encoding helix-turn-helix domain-containing protein — encoded protein: MKSTHKLVLLSLASCHNEASGQCNPSIKYIVGVTGLNRKTVISAMDQLEASGLILRVKLNGSSNHFRLSIGHATSTENGPGPKTVLDQSQKQTTNLQGI